From Cannabis sativa cultivar Pink pepper isolate KNU-18-1 chromosome 8, ASM2916894v1, whole genome shotgun sequence, a single genomic window includes:
- the LOC115699201 gene encoding uncharacterized protein LOC115699201 — MAKTSKAGSGDANPSKKNGKKKKSGPESVAMKVQASKPNPFETIWSRRKFDILGKKRKGEELRVGLARSRAIDKRKNTLLKEYEQSGKSSVFVDKRIGEQNDDLGEFDKAILRSQRERQLKLSKKSKYNLSDGEEDDLDIPGLGAFSERDDFEDEMLPYDDDYGGEEAPDIGKDSAGFEKNIMERGSDGGENKHKTKKEVMEEIISKSKYFKAQKAKDKEENEHLMEELDKNFTSLVQSKALSSLTDPGKMNALKSLVKKSIPSDQVTRDDCSTTTKWDFSNQEKPDIYDKMVKEMALEMRARPSDRTKTPEEIAQEERERLEQLEEERQKRMLATDGSSDEEDEDAEKPSTQRPRAISGDDLGDSFLLDEEPKSKKRGWVDEILEERDDENEEGDSSEDSESSENGSEGSDEDSDKNPSIKDWEQSDDDNVETELHGAEDDEEEDGEESDEDDVGNKKVVEPRDSNKSQDILSVKTSERHKDSLGSRKKDADEKKSDTRLDIPYLIEAPKSLEEFSALLDNCSNSDIMLIINRIRVSNAIKLAAENRKKMQVFYGVLLQYFAVLGNKRPLNIDLLDLLVKPLMEMSVEIPYFAAICARQRILRTRTQFCEIIKNPENSCWPSSKTLILLRLWSLIFPCSDFRHVVMTPAILLMCEYLMRCPIVSGRDIAVGSFICSMLFSVAKQSKKFCPEAIGFLRMLLMAAKDEKPMSYQDTQYYYLMEINELKPLLSIRGHVNEIKPLNFFTILDLPEDSSFFDTDSFRTSILMTAVETLQGYVNIYEDLSSFPENFFPFSMLLREVAQQENIVGLLQDKIEDVAELITTKVHECYISRQPLQMRKQKPVPIRMLTPKFEEGFVKGRDYDPDRERAEMKKLKKLLKEESKGAIRELRKDNYFLHEVKAKEKALMAEERTEKYHKVKAFLEEQQHAFNSGQLGKGRKRRK, encoded by the exons ATGGCGAAGACATCGAAAGCTGGAAGCGGCGACGCCAATCCCAGCAAGAAGAATGGCAAAAAGAAGAAGTCAGGTCCAGAGTCCGTAGCTATGAAAGTTCAGGCCTCTAAACCCAATCCTTTTGAAACAATATGGTCTAGGAGAAAATTCGATATTCTCGGCAAAAAACGTAAAGGAGAAGAGCTTAGAGTAGGTCTCGCTCGCTCTCGCGCCATCGATAAG AGGAAAAATACATTGCTGAAAGAGTACGAGCAGAGTGGAAAGTCTTCGGTGTTTGTTGATAAGCGTATTGGAGAGCAGAACGATGATCTAGGCGAGTTCGATAAGGCCATTCTCCGTTCCCAAAGAGAGCGCCAG TTGAAACTGAGCAAAAAAAGCAAGTATAACTTATCGGATGGAGAAGAAGATGATTTGGATATTCCGGGACTTGGTGCATTTTCTGAGAGAGATGATTTTGAAGACGAGATGTTGCCCTATGATGATGATTACGGTGGTGAAGAAGCTCCTGACATTGGGA AAGATTCAGCTGgatttgaaaagaatatcatGGAAAGGGGAAGTGATGGTGGTGAAAAT AAACACAAAACCAAGAAGGAAGTGATGGAGGAGATCATATCAAAGAGCAAATATTTCAAG gcacaaaaagcaaaagataagGAAGAAAATGAACATTTGATGGAAGAGTTGGACAAAAACTTCACATCCTTGGTGCAATCAAAAGCCTTATCATCTCTTACTGATCCTGGGAAGATGAATGCTTTAAAGTCTCTTGTGAAAAAGAGCATTCCGAGTGACCAAGTGACGAGGGATGATTGTTCTACCACTACAAAATGGGATTTTTCTAATCAG GAAAAGCCTGATATATATGACAAAATGGTTAAAGAAATGGCATTGGAAATGCGTGCTCGTCCGTCAGATAGGACAAAAACACCTGAGGAGATAGCCCAGGAGGAGAGAGAAAGATTAGAGCAATTAGAG GAAGAAAGACAGAAGAGGATGCTTGCCACCGATGGCTCTAGTGATGAAGAGGATGAGGATGCTGAGAAGCCATCTACTCAGAGGCCAAGAGCAATATCCGGTGATGATCTTGGTGATTCCTTTTTGCTTGATGAAGAGCCTAAGTCAAAGAAAAGGGGTTGGGTTGATGAGATTCTTGAAGAAAGAGATGATGAGAATGAAGAAGGCGATTCTTCTGAGGATTCAGAGAGTTCTGAAAATGGCAGTGAAGGGTCTGACGAAGATAGTGATAAGAATCCATCTATCAAGGACTGGGAACAGAGTGATGATGATAATGTTGAAACTGAGTTACATGGGGCAGAAGATGATGAGGAAGAGGATGGTGAAGAGAGTGATGAGGATGATGTTGGTAACAAGAAGGTAGTGGAACCAAGAGATTCAAATAAATCACAGGACATTCTGTCTGTTAAAACAAGTGAAAGACATAAAGATTCCTTGGGCTCCAGAAAAAAGGATGCTGATGAAAAAAAGTCCGATACTCGGTTAGATATTCCTTATTTAATTGAAGCTCCAAAGTCCTTGGAAGAATTCTCTGCATTATTGGATAATTGTTCTAATAGTGACATAATGTTGATAATCAATCGCATTCGAGTGAGCAATGCAATCAAGCTTGCAGCAGAAAATCGGAAGAAGATGCAA GTGTTTTATGGTGTGTTGCTGCAGTATTTTGCTGTACTGGGGAATAAAAGACCATTGAATATTGACTTGCTGGATTTGTTGGTGAAGCCATTGATGGAAATGAGTGTGGAGATTCCTTACTTTGCTGCAATATGTGCTCGTCAAAGAATTTTACGAACTCGAACACAATTTTGTGAGATTATCAAGAACCCAG AAAATAGTTGCTGGCCTTCTTCGAAGACTTTAATTCTTTTGAGGCTTTGGTCTCTAATATTTCCCTGTTCCGACTTCCGTCATGTGGTCATGACTCCAGCTATACTACTGATGTGTGAATATCTTATGCGTTGCCCCATTGTGTCTGGTCGTGACATTGCAGTTGGCTCTTTCATTTGCTCAATGCTTTTCTCT GTTGCTAAACAATCTAAGAAGTTCTGTCCTGAAGCAATTGGGTTTCTGCGAATGCTGCTGATGGCAGCGAAAGATGAAAAACCCATGTCATATCAGGATACTCAA TACTATTATCTTATGGAAATAAATGAGCTCAAGCCCCTGCTTTCTATACGTGGACATGTAAATGAGATCAAGCCACTGAATTTCTTCACTATATTGGACCTGCCAGAGGACTCTTCCTTTTTTGACACTGACAGTTTTAG GACTAGTATATTGATGACAGCTGTTGAAACTCTGCAAGGATATGTCAACATATATGAAGACTTGAGTTCTTTTCCTGAAAATTTTTTCCCATTTTCGATGTTGCTACGTGAAGTGGCACAGCAAGAAAACATAGTTGGTCTATTGCAAGATAAGATTGAAGATGTTGCTGAGCTCATCACGACTAAAGTTCATGAATGTTACATATCAAGACAACCTCTTCAAATGCGGAAACAAAAGCCAGTGCCTATCAGAATGCTTACACCCAAATTCGAAGAAGG ATTTGTAAAGggtagagattatgatccagaCCGTGAAAGGGCCGAGATGAAAAAGTTGAAGAAACTTTTAAAAGAAGAATCTAAAGGGGCTATTCGAGAACTCCGTAAGGACAATTATTTCTTACACGAGGTTAAGGCAAAGGAGAAGGCACTGATGGCAGAAGAAAGAACTGAGAAGTATCACAAAGTGAAAGCTTTCCTTGAAGAACAacaacatgctttcaattctGGACAACTAGGAAAAGGCAGGAAGAGGAGGAAGTGA